A window of the Clupea harengus chromosome 8, Ch_v2.0.2, whole genome shotgun sequence genome harbors these coding sequences:
- the LOC105907417 gene encoding barrier-to-autointegration factor gives MSSTSQKHKDFVAEPMGEKLVMALAGIGEVLGKRLEEKGFDKAYVVLGQFLVLKKDEELFRDWLKDTCGANVKQQGDCYGCLREWCDSFL, from the exons ATGTCATCAACATCCCAAAAACATAAAGATTTTGTGGCCGAGCCCATGGGCGAGAAGTTAGTAATGGCTCTTGCCGGCATCGGAGAGGTTCTCGGAAAGCGTCTGGAGGAGAAGGGTTTCGATAAG GCATACGTAGTACTGGGCCAGTTCCTAGTCTTGAAGAAGGATGAAGAGCTCTTTCGTGATTGGTTGAAAGACACATGCGGGGCTAATGTCAAACAGCAAGGTGACTGCTACGGCTGCCTTCGAGAATGGTGTGACTCCTTCCTGTAG